The sequence below is a genomic window from Thioclava nitratireducens.
CATCAAATCCGCCCTCTCGCCGCTGCGGCAGGGCGTCGCATCAGCAATCGAGCTGGAAGCGCGCTTCGCCCGTATCGCCGGGCAGCGAGGGCGACCGATAGAGCCCGCCCGCCGAACCCGTGACCTTGCAGCCAGATACCTGTTCCGCCGCGCGGATCAACAGGGGCGGCACGCGGCCCCTCTCTGCCCTGCGCAGATAGCCCATTCGCACGACCTCCGCCCGGTCCCCCTTGAGGAAGACGACGAAATCGATGCCGTCGAGCCTCACCTTGTGCCGCGACGCACCGAGGAACTGCGGCGCCGGGGAAGCGCAGCCCGCGAGGAGGCAAAGAGCGAGGAAAAACGAGGCTCTAGACATGGAAAGGCTCCGGGGAGGGACAACCCGGAGCCTTTCAGAGCTTGATTAACAATGAGTTAACCAGCTCGGGCGGAGTGTGCGGCCCCCGCGAGGGACATAGCAGGGGCCGCAAGACCGTTCTGACAGGGATCATGCCTGGCGGGGCGGCCAGAACGGGTCATTCCTTTTGTTGCGCCGCTCGGACCGGAGTCCGGCGAGAATTCGGTCCGGGAGGGCGACGACGAATAGGCGCAGAGGCGTCTTTCTTCGGGCTCTCCCTTATGTGTTCGAGGGCAAAACGCCGCTTCTTGCCTACAGTTCCACGGAACCGTAAATTTTTTCGTACGTTGGCCGACAATGGCTTAATAGGAGAGCGTAAGAGATGACGAAATCGGTTCAAATGGCAGCAATGACCGTGATTCTTCTGGGCCTCGCGGCCTGCAACACGGTGCAAGGCGCGGGTCAGGATCTGTCCGTCGCGGGCAGCACGATTGCGGGTGAAGCCCGTCAGGCGCGCTAAGCACGACCGAAGCTTGCCGGAAACATCAAAGGCCCCGGAAATTTCCGGGGCCTTTGCATTTCGAACTTCGGACCGATGCCGTCAGAGATGCGTCCGGCTCAGTATTTCACATGGGCGACGCGATCTTTCATCGACTCGCCCGGGTCCGACGACAGAAGGATTTTCGCGCCCGCCACCAAGGCATTGCCGCTGTCCCAGATCTCGGCCGCATCCGCATCGAAGCGCAACAGCACCAGCTTCGGGTCGTCCTTGCCGTCATACCAGGCGCTGACAAAGGGGTTCCACAGACGCTCGACGATCTCCGGGTCGGTGTTCTCCGTCAGACTGCCGGTGACGGTCGCGAAGACATCATGCCCCTTGTCGACGAAGGTGAACATCGCACCGGCGCCGGGGGCCAGCCCGTCCATCAATTCCGTGTCGCGCGCGGTGAAGAACCAGACGGGGCCGGGTTTTTCCTCGACGATCGCCGTCATCGGACGCGGCGCCGCCGTATCGACGCCGGCCCGCGCCAACATCACTGTGCGATCCGAGTCGAGGGCGTCCCAGAAATCTTTCTCGATCTTGGCTTGGTCGGTCATGTCGTTTCCTCCTGAAATAGGTCTGGGAGGAGAACGTGAGCCCGCCTTCCCATGTTCCTCAGAAAGGCCGCCGCCCTGCGCCGCCAGAAACGAAAAGGCCCGGCGCAATCGCCGGGCCTTCAATCAAGAAATTTCGAAGAGGATCACTCGTCCATCTTCAGCGCAGCGATGAACGCGCTCTGCGGGATTTCGACCTTCCCGAACTGGCGCATCTTCTTCTTACCGGCTTTCTGCTTTTCCAGCAGCTTCTTCTTCCGGCTCGCGTCGCCGCCATAGCATTTCGCGGTCACGTCCTTGCGCATCGCCGACAGCGTTTCGCGCGCGATCACGCGGCCACCGATGGCGGCCTGGATCGGAATCTTGAACATGTGGCGCGGGATCAGGTCCTTGAGTTTCTCGCACATCGCGCGGCCCCGGGCCTCGGCCCGGTCGCGGTGAACCATGATCGAGAGCGCGTCGACCGGCTCGTCATTCACCAGGATCGACATCTTCACGAGGTAGTCCTCGCGATATTCGGTGATCTGGTAATCGAAGCTGGCATAGCCCTTCGTGACCGATTTCAGGCGGTCGTAGAAGTCGAACACGACCTCGGCGAGCGGCAGGTCATAGACCACCATCGCGCGGCCACCGACATAGGTCAGGTCCTGCTGGATGCCGCGGCGGTCCTGACAGAGCTTGAGCACATCGCCCAGATATTCGTCCGGCACGAGGATCGTCGCCTTGATGCGCGGCTCCTCGATATGGTCGACATAGGTCAGGTCGGGCATGTCGGCGGGGTTGTGAAGCTCGATCACCTCCCCGTCCTTCATGTGAACCTTGAACACCACCGAGGGCGCGGTGGTGATCAGGTCGAGATCGTATTCCCGCTCCAGACGGTCGCGCACCACTTCGAGGTGCAACAGCCCGAGGAAGCCGCAGCGGAATCCGAAGCCGAGCGCTGCCGAGGTTTCCATCTCCGCCGAGAAGCTCGCATCGTTCAGCTGCAGTTTCTCGATCGCGTCGCGCAGCGCCTCGAAATCGTTCGCATCGACCGGGAAGAGGCCGCAGAACACGACTGGGATCGAGGGTTTGAAGCCCGGCAGCGCGTTGGCGCAGGGCTTCTTTTCATGGGTGATCGTGTCGCCGACCTTGGTGTCGCGCACCTGCTTGATCGAGGCGGTGAAGACACCGATTTCGCCGGGGCCCAGCTCGTCGATATTGACCATCGCGGGTTTCAGAACGGCGAGACGGTCGAGCTTGTAGGTCGCCCCCGTCTTCATCATCTTGATCTGGTCGCCCTTCTTGATCACGCCATCCATGACGCGGATCAGAACCACGACGCCCAGATAGGGGTCGTACCACGAATCCACCAGCATCGCTTTCAGCGGCGCGTCACGGTCGCCCTGCGGGGCGGGCAGACGATGGACGATAGCTTCCAGAACATCCGGGATGCCCAGGCCGGTCTTCGCGGAAATCTCGACCGCCTCGGAGGCGTCGATCCCGATCACATCCTCGATCTGCTCCTTCACGCGCTCGGGCTCTGCGGCCGGAAGGTCGATCTTGTTGAGGACCGGGACGATCTCGTGATCCGCGTCGATCGCCTGATAGACGTTGGCCAGCGTCTGCGCCTCGACGCCCTGCGAGGCGTCGACAACCAGCAGCGATCCCTCGACCGCCTGCATCGAGCGCGACACCTCATAGGCGAAGTCGACGTGGCCGGGGGTGTCGATCAGGTTCAGCACATAGGTTTTGCCGTCCTTGGCGGGATAGTCGATCCGCACCGAGTTGGCCTTGATCGTGATGCCGCGCTCACGCTCGATATCCATCGCGTCGAGGAGCTGGTCCTTCATATCGCGTTCGGCCACGGTACCGGTCAGCTGGATCAGCCGGTCGGCAAGCGTGGATTTACCGTGGTCGATATGCGCCACGATGGAGAAATTGCGGATGCGATCAAGATCAGTCATGGGCGCGCGTATACAGGGGAAAAAGCGGGCCGGGAAGAGGGATTGAACGCCATCTGCCATTGACCTCGGCCCGGTCGCGTCCGACATATCCCTGAGACACGAAACACGGGAGACGCAAGATGATCTATTCCGTTCCGAACATGACCTGCGGGCATTGCAAAGCCTCGGTCGAAGCCGCGATCGAAGAGGTGGGCGGCAAGGCCGATGTCTATCTGGAAGATCGCGAGGTCGAGGTGGAAGGGCTGCCCGAATCCACCGTGATCAGCGCGTTGAAAGGTGCGGGCTACGAGGCCACCCCGGTCGAAGAGTGATCCGGCGGGGCGTCGCGGTCCAGATGTAGTAGGCCCAGCGCCGCGCAACGCGACGGTTAGAAATCGGGTTCCCTCCCCTGTCCCGAACCGGCGGAATTCTGCCTGTTTTATTGCCCGCTTTTTGAATTTGAGTTAGAATCGCGGACAAATGAGCAGGCAGGATCGGCAAATACATGCCGGCCGCAACGACAAAAGGGGCAGTAGATGACTTTCAAGACGACACTCGGACTCTGCGCATTCTCGGGCGCCGTGGCGCTCGCTTCGATGGCCTCGGCCGGGCCCATCGACAACGCCTGCCTGAAGGCGGGGCGCGCCAGCAATCCCGGCACCTGTGGGTGCATCCAGCAAGTCGCCGACATGACGCTGAGCCACCGCGACCAGCGCCGCGCCGCCAGCTTCTTCCACGATCCCGACCGCGCGCAGGAAGTGCGGATGTCGGATCGCAAGTCGGATTCGGACTTCTGGGACCGCTACAAGAACTTCGCCTCCACCGCGGAAGGCTTCTGCAAGTAAGCGGTCAGTCTGCGGCGCGCGGTCTACTGCCCGCGCCGCTTTTCTTCCTCATCGGCCAGCAAATCGGCGATCAGCTGATCCGCGCCCGCCTCGATCATGTCGAGGGCTCCCTCGAAATTGCGGGTAAAATAAGGATCGGGCACATCGCGCGGCCCTTCCGGCCCGTCGATGAACATCTGCACCTGCGCGCGCATCTCGCGCGGCGCCCCGTCCAGCGCATCGCGCAGGTTATTTTCATCCATTGCCAGGATCACATCGAACGCGTCGTAATCGGCGGGCTCGATTTTCCGTGCACGCAGAGCGCGCATGTCATAGCCGCGCGCCTCCGCCGCCGCGATCATCGGTTCGTAGGGCGGCTCTCCCAGATGCCAGCTACCGGTGCCGGCGCTGTCGAACTCGATATCGAGGCCGGCCGCGGCGGCCTTGTGACGGGTCACCGCTTCGGCGGCGGGCGAGCGGCAGATATTGCCAAGGCAGAGAAAGAGGATACGCATAGGAGGAGTGATAACGGAGGGCAGCGCGATGGCCAAGGTCGTGATTCTGACTGGCGCCGGTATTTCCGCCGAAAGTG
It includes:
- a CDS encoding low molecular weight protein-tyrosine-phosphatase; this translates as MRILFLCLGNICRSPAAEAVTRHKAAAAGLDIEFDSAGTGSWHLGEPPYEPMIAAAEARGYDMRALRARKIEPADYDAFDVILAMDENNLRDALDGAPREMRAQVQMFIDGPEGPRDVPDPYFTRNFEGALDMIEAGADQLIADLLADEEEKRRGQ
- a CDS encoding entericidin A/B family lipoprotein, giving the protein MTKSVQMAAMTVILLGLAACNTVQGAGQDLSVAGSTIAGEARQAR
- the lepA gene encoding translation elongation factor 4, with the protein product MTDLDRIRNFSIVAHIDHGKSTLADRLIQLTGTVAERDMKDQLLDAMDIERERGITIKANSVRIDYPAKDGKTYVLNLIDTPGHVDFAYEVSRSMQAVEGSLLVVDASQGVEAQTLANVYQAIDADHEIVPVLNKIDLPAAEPERVKEQIEDVIGIDASEAVEISAKTGLGIPDVLEAIVHRLPAPQGDRDAPLKAMLVDSWYDPYLGVVVLIRVMDGVIKKGDQIKMMKTGATYKLDRLAVLKPAMVNIDELGPGEIGVFTASIKQVRDTKVGDTITHEKKPCANALPGFKPSIPVVFCGLFPVDANDFEALRDAIEKLQLNDASFSAEMETSAALGFGFRCGFLGLLHLEVVRDRLEREYDLDLITTAPSVVFKVHMKDGEVIELHNPADMPDLTYVDHIEEPRIKATILVPDEYLGDVLKLCQDRRGIQQDLTYVGGRAMVVYDLPLAEVVFDFYDRLKSVTKGYASFDYQITEYREDYLVKMSILVNDEPVDALSIMVHRDRAEARGRAMCEKLKDLIPRHMFKIPIQAAIGGRVIARETLSAMRKDVTAKCYGGDASRKKKLLEKQKAGKKKMRQFGKVEIPQSAFIAALKMDE
- a CDS encoding pyridoxamine 5'-phosphate oxidase family protein gives rise to the protein MTDQAKIEKDFWDALDSDRTVMLARAGVDTAAPRPMTAIVEEKPGPVWFFTARDTELMDGLAPGAGAMFTFVDKGHDVFATVTGSLTENTDPEIVERLWNPFVSAWYDGKDDPKLVLLRFDADAAEIWDSGNALVAGAKILLSSDPGESMKDRVAHVKY
- a CDS encoding heavy-metal-associated domain-containing protein, whose product is MIYSVPNMTCGHCKASVEAAIEEVGGKADVYLEDREVEVEGLPESTVISALKGAGYEATPVEE